TTGAGCAGGCGGTCCTTCACGGCGTGGATGGACGTGCGCTGGGCCTCGGTGGCGTCCAGGTCATCCAGCTTGTCGTCCAGCTTCCACGTCACCATCTGGCGGATGCGCTCCGGATCCGGCGTGCCACGGTGATGGCGGCCGAAGCCGAAGCCGGTGAGCAGCGTGACGGCGGCGATGGCGGTACCAGCGATGATGAGCGTCTTCTTCATGGCGTGTGTCTCCAGGCGTGGGGTTCGTTCCCGCTTCTTGACTGGAGCCAAGATGGACGCTGGCGGTTGCGTGGGTTTGAGCCAGGGGTGAAGAAGTGTGAAGGCGCGGGTCACGGACCGCGGACAGCGCCGTCCATCATGGGGGCCTCCTCGAGGATGAAGCCGTACTGGCGAACAGCCTCCTCGACGCTTGGGTCCAGGATGCAGTGGGCGTACACCGGCCGGTCGTTCACGCGCGCCGTGGAGAGGAAGTCCCAGGTGATCGCCCCCTCGATGGGCACGATCAGCCGCTTCGCCACGGGGCCCGAAGGTGCCTCGAGCTTCAGCAGGAGCCCCACCCTGCCGCGGTCGCCCCTCATCGTGTGAACCTCCTTGATGATGGCGAGATAGCGCCTCCCCTCGCGGCGGACGCGCTCGTAGCTCTTCTTCTCGCTGGCGAACAGGGCGAAGATCAGCAGCGGCGTCAGGACCAGGGGCGCCACGACGCACAGGATCACCAGGATGGGGCTCATGGGGGCTGCTTCTAGGGGAGCGAGGCGCTCCCCGAAAACCCCGCCATGGCCTCGGTGACCCCAGGAGCGTGCCCACGCCCGGACGGACGGGGGGCGGTGATTCCGCTCCGGGTGTCTCCCGGGCCGGATTCCAGGGCCCCGCGCGCGAGGGCGAACGCTTCTTTCCCCCAGGCCTGTCACTGGACTGGCGAGCAGGGGTTGCGGGCTCTAGTGTTCAGGCGCCTCTTTCTCCACCCGGGAGCCGGAACGCCCATGTCCTTCACCCACCTTCACCTCCACACCCTCTATTCGCTGCTGGATGGGGCCATCCGGATGAAGGACCTCATCAAGACGGTGAAGGAGAAGGGCATGTCGAGCGTGGCCGTGACGGACCACGGCAACATGTTCGGCACCATCGACTTCTACAAGAAGGCGAAGGACGCGGGCATCAAGCCCATCCTGGGGCTGGAGGCGTACGTCGCGGGCCCCAAGGGGCGCGAGGACCGTTCGGAGAAGGTGGCCCACCACCTCATCCTCCTGGCCAAGAACGCGGAGGGCTACGCGAACCTGCGCTACCTGTCCTCCACCGCGTACATGAACGGGTTCTACTACCACCCGCGCATCGACAAGCAGGTGCTCGCGGAGCACAGCAAGGGGCTCGTCGGCCTCACCGCGTGCCTGGGCGGCGAGGTCACCAGCGCGTGCTTCCGCGGCGACATGGACCACGCCCGCCGCGTCGCCGCTGAGTACAAGGGCATCTTCGAGCCCGACAGCTTCTACCTGGAGGTCCAGTCCAATGGCATGGCCGAACAGGACAAGGCCAACGAGAACCTGAAGCAGCTGTCGCGCGACCTGGACATCCCGCTGGTCGCCACCGCGGACGCGCACTACATCAAGCGCGAGGACGCCAAGGCGCACGAGCTGCTCATGTGCATCGCCAGCGGCAAGACGCTGGCGGACAACAAGCGCCTGCGCCACTCCACCGACAAGCTCTACGTCACGAGCCCGGAGGAGATGCTCGGCTTCTTCGCGGACTCGCCGGAGGCCGTGCACAACTCCATGCGCATCGCGGAGATGTGCAACGTGGAGCTGAAGCTGGGCAAGCCCATGCTCCCCACGTTCAAGGTCCCGGACGGCCACACCCCGGACACCTTCATGTCGGAGCTGGCGTACGAAGGCCTGCGCCAGCGCTTCAAGGAACTGGAGGGCCAGTACCCCATCGACCGCGAGCAGTACCAGGCGCGCCTCACGCTGGAGCTGGGCGTCATCCAGCGCATGGGCTTCAGCGGCTACTTCCTCATCGTCCAGGACTTCATCAACTGGGCCAAGGACCACAACATCCCGGTGGGCCCGGGCCGTGGCTCCGGCGCGGGGTCGCTCGTCGCCTACGCGCTGCGCATCACCGACCTGGACCCCATCCCGTACAACCTCCTCTTCGAGCGCTTCCTCAACCCGGAGCGCGTGTCGATGCCGGACTTCGATATCGACTTCTGCCAGGACCGGCGCGACGAGGTCATCAAGTACGTGGGCCGCAAGTACGGCGAGATGAACGTGGGGCAGATCATCACGTTCGGCTCGCTCAAGGCCAAGAGCGTGCTGCGCGACGTGTGCCGCGTCTTCGGCCTGCCCTTCAGCGAAGGCGACCGCATCGCCAAGCTGGTGCCGGAGGTCCTCAACATCACCTTGAAGGAGGCCATCGAGATGGAGCCTCGCCTCAAGGAGATGATCGAGAAGCCCCAGAACATCGGTGAGGTGGAGGGCAACCCCGTCACCACCAAGGACGTGCTCGAGATCGCGCTCGCGCTGGAGGGCCTGCACCGCCAGCCCGGCATGCACGCCGCGGGCGTGGTCATCGCGGACAAGCCGCTCTGGGAGTTCGTGCCCGTCTATCAGCCGCCGGGCGAGAAGATCCTCATCACCCAGTTCGCCAAGGACGAGGTGGAGGCCGCGGGCCTCGTGAAGTTCGACTTCCTGGGCCTGAAGACGCTCACGGTCATCCAGCACGCGCTGGACCTGGTGAACCGCAACCACGGCAAGGACATCAAGCGGCACGAAATCCCGCTGCACGACGAGAAGATGTGGCAGCTGATGGCGGACGGAGACACCGCCGGCGTCTTCCAGATGGAGTCCAGCGGCTTCACCGAAATGGTGATGAAGCTCAAGCCCACCTGCTTCGAAGACGTCATCGCCGCCGGCGCGCTCTACCGCCCCGGTCCGCTGGACTCCGGCATGGTGGACGTCTTCATCAACCGCAAGCACGGCCGGGAGAAGGTGGCCTATCCGCACCCCAACCTGGAGCCGGTGCTCAAGGACACCTACGGCGTCATCGTCTACCAGGAACAGGTGATGCAGATCTCCCAGGTGCTGGGAGGCTACACCCTGGGCCGCGCCGACCTTCTTCGCCGCGCGATGGGCAAGAAGAAGGCGGAGGTCATGCAGGCCGAGCGCGCCGGCTTCCTGGAGGGCTGCAAGACCAACAACGTGGACCTGAAGGTCGCGGGCGAAATCTTCGACCTGATGGAGAAGTTCGCCGAGTACGGCTTCAACAAGAGCCACTCCGCGGCGTACGGCCTGGTCACCATCCACACGGCGTGGCTCAAGGCCCACTACCCGTGCGAATTCATGGCCGCCCTTCTCACCAGCGAGAAGGACAACACCGACAAGGTGGTGAAGCACATCGGCGAGGCCCGCGAGTCGGGCACGCAGGTGCTGCCGCCGGACGTGAACCAGTCCGACCTGGCCTTCGGCGCGGTGGAGGGGAAGATCCGCTTCGGGCTGGGCGCCATCAAGGGCGTGGGCGAGGGCGCCATCGAGTCCATCCTGGAGGCGCGCAAGGAGGGCCCCTTCAAGAGCCTCTTCGACTTCTGCGAGCGCGTGGACGGCCGGCGCGTCAACCGCAAGGTGCTGGAGGCCCTGGTGAAGGCGGGCGCCTTCGACTTCGAGAAGCGCCCGCGCGCGCAGCTCTTCGAGACCATCGAGCGCGCGATGAACCGCGGCTCCTCCAGCCAGAAGGACCGCGCCGCGGGCCAGAGCTCGCTGTTCGGCATGCTCGCGGGCCCCGCCACCTCCGGCACCGGCCTCAAGGACGACTACGCCGCGGTGGAGGAGTGGCCGGAGAAGGAGCGCCTGGCCTTCGAGAAGGAGGCCATCGGCTTCTACGTGTCCGGCCACCCGCTGTACCAGTACGAGAAGGAGCTGAAGCGCTACGCGCGGCCCATCACCGCCGTGCAGCGCGCGCGCCGCGACGAGAAGCTCACCGTGGCCGGCATCATCACCGTGCTGCGCGAGCGCCCCACCAAGACGGGCAAGCGCATGGCGTGGGTGACCATCGAAGACCTGTCCGGCTCCACGGAGCTGGTGTGCTTCCCGGGCAAGGACGGCACGCGCAACGTGATGGGCAAGGACGGCAAGTGGTCCAAGCAGGGCCCCAAGCCGGGATACGAGCACTGGGAGCACCTGCTCAAGTCGGATGACCCCATCCTCGTCTCCGGCACCGTGCAGATCTCCCAGCGCGATGAGAACACGCCCACCGCCGAACTCATCGTCGACGACATCCAGAGCCTGAAGTCCGTGCGCGAGAAGCGCACCAAGCGGCTGGAGCTGCGCCTGCCCGCGGAGGTCGTCACCGAGGAGCGGCTGGCGAAGCTCAACGAGCTGGCGAAGAAGTACGCGGGCGCGACGCCCGTGGCGGTGAGCGTGCTCTTCCCCGGCGAGGCGGAAGCGCACATCGCGGGCACCACCCTCAAGGTGCAGGTGAACGACGATTTGCTCCTCGCGGTGGACAAGCTCTTCGGGCAGAAGGTCGTCGAGTTCGGCTGATTTCCAAAGGGAGCGATTCCATGGCGGACAGCGTGTTCAAGGACGGGCTGCTCAAGGGCAAGACGGCGTTCATCTCCGGGGGCAGCAGCGGCATCAACCTGGGGATCGCCACCGCGCTCGTGAAGGCGGGCGCGAAGGTGGCCATCAACGGCCGCAACGTGGAGAAGCTGGAGGGCGCGGTGAAGGGCCTCCAGGCCCACGGCACCGCCATGGGCGTCGCCGCCGACGTGCGCGACTACGCGTCCGTGGAGAAGGCGCTCCAGCAGGTGAAGGACGCGTACGGCGAAATCGACGTGCTGGTGTGCGGCGCCGCCGGCAACTTCCCCGCGCCCGTGCTGGGCATGTCCTCCAACGGCTTCAAGGCGGTGATGGACATCGACGTGCTGGGCACCTTCAACGTGTCCCGCGCCGCCTTCGAACACCTGCGCAAGCCGGGCGCCGCGGTCATCAACATCTCCGCGCCCCAGGCCTACCTGCCCATGGCCATGCAGGCCCACGTGTGCGCCGCCAAGGCCGGCGTGGACATGCTCACCCGCGTGCTCGCCATCGAATGGGGTGGGACGGGCGTGCGCGTCAACGCCATCACCCCGGGTCCCATCGAGGGCACCGAGGGTATGAGCCGTCTGGCCCCCAGCGAGGCGTCGCGCCTGGCCATCGAGAAGGCCCTCCCGCTCCAGCGCTTCGGCACCCCGGATGACATCGCCCGGCTGGCCCTCTTCCTCGCCTCTGACGCGGCCTCCTTCATCACCGGCGCCATCATGGTCTGCGACGGCGGCCAGTCCCTCCTGGGCGGCGCCGCGCTGCTCCAGGCGATGACGGGGTGAGTTACAGTTGAAATGCAAAATTCCGGTCTCATTTCGCGGAGGCCGGAGGATGTCTGCTAGAAAGCGATGCAACTCCGCGCAGGCCTTCACTGCCGCGCGGAGCTGCTCGCTGGTCGGAGACATCCATGTCCCCACGTTTCGAAATGCTCGCCCGCGCTGTGGGTTTGAGCGTGTTGTGTCTGGGTCTATCGCTGGGATGCAGTGACTCCGGGGACTCCCCTCAGCCTCCGCCGGTGGTGGAAGGCGTGGTGGACGCGGCGGCCTCCACGGTGGTGGTGGACCGGGCCACGGGAGTGCTGGCGGACGGCCAGGACACGGCGGTCGTCACGGTGACGGCGCTGCGCAAGGCGGACGGCTCGCGGCTGTCCGGGCGCCCCGTGACGGTGACGGTGGAGGGGGAGGGCGCCACCGTCGTGCAGGCCGCGGAGGTGACGGCCAGCAACGGCGAGGCGAAGGCGCGCGTGGCGTCCACGGTGGCGGGCGTGAAGACCGTGAAGGCGTCGGTGAAGGATGAGAACGGCAAGCAGGTGCCGCTCACCGCCACCGCCACGGTGGAGTTCGCCGCGGTCTCCAGCGTGACGAAGCTGGTGTTCCGCGCGCCGCTGCCGGACGGCGTGGCGGGCGTGCCGCTCAGCGGGCTGGTGGTGGAGGTGCGGGATGGACGCGGCGCGGTGGTGGCCGACAGCACGGCGGAGGTGACGCTGTCGCTGGGGTCGGGTGGCATCGTCTTCCCGGAGGGCCTGCTGAAGGTGGCCGCGGTGAACGGCGTCGCGACCTTCCCGGACGTGGTGCTGAAGCAGGCGGGCGCCAACTACCACTTCATCGCGAACGCCCCGGGCTTCGAGCCCGCGGCGAGCAGCTTCTTCAAGGTCCTGCCGGGGGCTCCGGCGGCCCTGGGGCTGAGCACGCTGCTGGACTCGGTGGCCGCGGGCGCGACGCAGGACCTCCAGGTGACGGTGCAGGATGCGTACTTCAACACGGTGACGAACTACGCGGGCACGGTGACGCTGACGTCCACGGACGGGGCCGCGACGCTGCCCGCCGCCCACCTGTTCACCGCGACGGACGCGGGTGTCTTCACGTTCAAGGGCATCACCTTCCACACCGCCGGGCACCAGTTCCTGGGCATCAGCGACGGGACCAGCGCCCTGACGTTCACCCTGGCCGTGGACGTGACGGCGGCGGCTCCCGCTCGCCTGGCCTTCTCGCAGCAGCCCGCCTCCCGCGTGTCGACGCGCGCGTCACTGGGGAGCGTGGCGGTCCAGGTGCGGGACGCCTTCGGCAACACGGTGCCGGTCACGGCTCCTTCGGTGAAGCTGTCGCTGCCGCAGGGCGCGCTGGTGCTGTCGGGCACGGCGCAGGGGGCGCCGGTGGGTGGCACCGCGACGTTCACGGGGTTGAGCATCGCGGGCCATGGCACCACGCACCTCGTCGCCTCGGCGCAGGGGTTCGCGGACGTGAGCAGCGCGGACGTGCAGGTGGTGGACGACGTGGCGCCCGCGAAGCCGGTGCTCGCGCAGACGGGCTCCACGGAGACCAGCCTCACGGTGCAGTGGACGGGCGTGGGCGATGACGGCGACCAGGGACAGCTCGCGTCGCACGAGCTGCGCTACTCCGTGACGCCCATCACGACGGACGCGGCGTTCACCGCGGCCACGCCGGTGAGCATCGGCGCTCCCGTGCCTCCGGGCACCGCGCAGGCCGCCACGATCTCCAGCCTCGCGGCGGGCAAGACGTACTACGTGGCGCTGAAGGCGACGGACGCGCACGGCAACTCCGCGCGCTCGGACAGCCTCGCGGTGTCCACGGCCAACCCGCTGGTGACGCAGCTGGCGTTCGTGACGCAGCCGGCGAACGGCACCGCGGGCTCGGCGCTCGCGGACGTGCGCGTGGCGCTGGAGGATGCGCGCGGCGACGTCGTCACCTCGGCCACCACGGCGGTCACGCTGACGCTGACCGGGCAGGGGGGCTTCACGGCGGTGACGGTGTCGGCGGTGAACGGCGTGGCCACCTTCAGCGGGCTGCGCGTGGACACGGCGGGCTCGTTCACGTTCACCGCCACGGCGGGCGCGTTGAACAAGGCGAGCCAGTCCTTCACGGTGGGCGCGGGCGCGGCGTCGAAGCTCACCGTGTCGAACCTCCCGGCCTCCGTCTCCGCGGGCACCGCGTCCTCCGTGGTCGTGGCGGTGACGGATGCCTTCGGCAACCGGCTCCAGGGCTACACCGGCACGGTGCACTTCTCGTCCACGGACGCGCAGGCGGTGCTGCCCGCGGACGCGACCTTCACCGCGGCGGACCAGGGCCAGCGGACCCTCTCCGGCGTCGTCTTCAAGACCGCCGGGACGCAGTCCCTCACCGTCAAGGACACCGTCAACGCGGCCCTCACCGCGACGGTGACCACGGAGGTGCGCTCCAGCGCGGCGACGTCGTTCGCGGTCGTCGCGGGCGCGGGCCCCTTCGTCGCGGGTGTGGCCACGGGCTTCGAGCTGGTGGCGCGGGACGCCTTCGGCAACGTGGCGAAGGACTACGCCTCCACGGTGACGTTCTCCTCCACGGACGCGCAGGCGGTGCTGCCCGGCGCCTACACCTTCACCCTGGTGGATGAGGGCCGGCATTCCTTCAGCGTGGAGCTGCGCACCGCCGGGAACCAGGACGTCGTCGCGGCGGACGTGGCGGCGCCCACCCTGAAGGGCACGCACACCTATGCCGTCGTGCCCGCGGCCGCGGCCCGGTTGGCGTTCGCCTCCGCGCCCACGACGGGCTCGGTGCGGCAGGCCCTGGCGGACATCCAGGTGGCGCTGCGCGACGCGTATGGCAACACCGTCAGCGGCGCGCAGGCCGACGTGACGCTGTCGCTCGCGGGGGGCGCCTTCGCGCAGGGCGCGCTCACCCGCACCACCGTGAGCGGCGTGGCGACCTTCTCCGGGGCCGTGGTGAACGACGAGGGCACCTATCAGCTCCATGCCCAGGCGGCGGGCCTGCCGGACATCACGTCCGGGGACCTGAGCATCTCCGACACCGTGCCCCCGAACGCCGCGCAGGGCTTCCACGCGACCGCGGTGTCCGACTCCAGCATCCGTCTGGACTGGGTGGCCCCGGGTGACGACGGCGACCTGGGCACGGCCGCGAGCTACGAGCTGCGCTACTCCACGGCGGCCATCACCAGCGCGAACTTCGACGCGGCGACCCGGGTCTCGGGCGTCGGCGCGCCCCAGGCGTCCGGCACGGCGGAGTCCTTCACCGTCACGGGCCTCCAGGCGGGCGTGACGTACCACTTCGCGCTGAAGACGTTCGACGGCGCGGGGAATGCCAGCGCGCTGGCCACCGCGAGCAGCGCGACCACCAACCCGTGTGACGGCTACGTGTGCACGCCGCCCGCGTCCCAGTGCGCGGAGGACGGCACGTCGCTGGAGGTGTACGCGTCGGTCTGCGTGGTGCAGGCGGGCGTGCCGACCTGCGAGCCCGGCAACACCACCCTTCAGCCGTGCCCCGGCGCGGACGCGGTCTGCTACGCGGGCGCGTGCGCCACGGCGCCGCACCCGGGCGCGGGCGAGCTGGTCCTGTCGGAGGTGATGCACTCGCCGTCCTCGGGGACGACGGAGTACCTGGAGCTGACCAACACCACCACGAAGCTGCTGGATGCCAACGGCCTCGTGGTGAACCTGGTGGACGGCGCGGGCACGGCCACGTCCTTCACGGTGAACCACGGCCACGCGCTGCTGGTGCCGGCGGGAGGCCGCACGGTGCTCGCGCAGGACGCGAACTTCAACCGGAACGGTGGCGTGTCGGCGAACGACGCTTGGGGCACCGACATCTCCCTGGGGAGCACGGGCTCCATCACCCTCAAGCAGGGGACGACGACGGTGGACAGCCTCGTCTACACGAGCGCGTTCCCGCAGACGCCGGGCCGCGCGATGAGCCTCGCGGCCAGCATCGTGGGGACCCCGGGCAGCGCGCGGGCCTGGTACTGGTGCGACTCCACCGGCAGCCTGCCCGGCGGGGACCGGGGCACGCCCGGCAAGCCCAACGACGACTGCGGCCTGAACGTGGAGAAGCCGCTGAACTCCTGCGTCATCCAGTACCCGAAGACGTTCCCGTCGGGTGACGGCGCCTACCCGGCGATCATCGTCACCACCGACAGCTACGACATCTTCAGCCAGTTCTACAGCTACGACGTCACGACGCGGAACACGAAGGGCAACGACTTCTTCCCGCGCATCGAGGCGCAGCTGGGCTACGGCGCGGACGCCACCAACCCGGCGGGCTGGACGTGGACGGCGGCGGACTTCAACTCCAGCTACAGCCCGGCGAACTCCAACAACGACGAGGTGAAGGCGACGCTGCAGATCCCCACGCCCGGCACGTACAGCTATGGCTTCCGCTACCGCTTCACGGACGCGGGCGAGCCGTGGGTGTACTGCGACCAGAATGGCAAGACGGTGCCGCCCGCGGGCACCTACGGCTCGGTGACGGTGGGCAAGGCGCCGCTGACGAACCACGTGG
This Corallococcus silvisoli DNA region includes the following protein-coding sequences:
- the dnaE gene encoding DNA polymerase III subunit alpha; translation: MSFTHLHLHTLYSLLDGAIRMKDLIKTVKEKGMSSVAVTDHGNMFGTIDFYKKAKDAGIKPILGLEAYVAGPKGREDRSEKVAHHLILLAKNAEGYANLRYLSSTAYMNGFYYHPRIDKQVLAEHSKGLVGLTACLGGEVTSACFRGDMDHARRVAAEYKGIFEPDSFYLEVQSNGMAEQDKANENLKQLSRDLDIPLVATADAHYIKREDAKAHELLMCIASGKTLADNKRLRHSTDKLYVTSPEEMLGFFADSPEAVHNSMRIAEMCNVELKLGKPMLPTFKVPDGHTPDTFMSELAYEGLRQRFKELEGQYPIDREQYQARLTLELGVIQRMGFSGYFLIVQDFINWAKDHNIPVGPGRGSGAGSLVAYALRITDLDPIPYNLLFERFLNPERVSMPDFDIDFCQDRRDEVIKYVGRKYGEMNVGQIITFGSLKAKSVLRDVCRVFGLPFSEGDRIAKLVPEVLNITLKEAIEMEPRLKEMIEKPQNIGEVEGNPVTTKDVLEIALALEGLHRQPGMHAAGVVIADKPLWEFVPVYQPPGEKILITQFAKDEVEAAGLVKFDFLGLKTLTVIQHALDLVNRNHGKDIKRHEIPLHDEKMWQLMADGDTAGVFQMESSGFTEMVMKLKPTCFEDVIAAGALYRPGPLDSGMVDVFINRKHGREKVAYPHPNLEPVLKDTYGVIVYQEQVMQISQVLGGYTLGRADLLRRAMGKKKAEVMQAERAGFLEGCKTNNVDLKVAGEIFDLMEKFAEYGFNKSHSAAYGLVTIHTAWLKAHYPCEFMAALLTSEKDNTDKVVKHIGEARESGTQVLPPDVNQSDLAFGAVEGKIRFGLGAIKGVGEGAIESILEARKEGPFKSLFDFCERVDGRRVNRKVLEALVKAGAFDFEKRPRAQLFETIERAMNRGSSSQKDRAAGQSSLFGMLAGPATSGTGLKDDYAAVEEWPEKERLAFEKEAIGFYVSGHPLYQYEKELKRYARPITAVQRARRDEKLTVAGIITVLRERPTKTGKRMAWVTIEDLSGSTELVCFPGKDGTRNVMGKDGKWSKQGPKPGYEHWEHLLKSDDPILVSGTVQISQRDENTPTAELIVDDIQSLKSVREKRTKRLELRLPAEVVTEERLAKLNELAKKYAGATPVAVSVLFPGEAEAHIAGTTLKVQVNDDLLLAVDKLFGQKVVEFG
- a CDS encoding SDR family oxidoreductase, producing the protein MADSVFKDGLLKGKTAFISGGSSGINLGIATALVKAGAKVAINGRNVEKLEGAVKGLQAHGTAMGVAADVRDYASVEKALQQVKDAYGEIDVLVCGAAGNFPAPVLGMSSNGFKAVMDIDVLGTFNVSRAAFEHLRKPGAAVINISAPQAYLPMAMQAHVCAAKAGVDMLTRVLAIEWGGTGVRVNAITPGPIEGTEGMSRLAPSEASRLAIEKALPLQRFGTPDDIARLALFLASDAASFITGAIMVCDGGQSLLGGAALLQAMTG
- a CDS encoding lamin tail domain-containing protein, with product MSPRFEMLARAVGLSVLCLGLSLGCSDSGDSPQPPPVVEGVVDAAASTVVVDRATGVLADGQDTAVVTVTALRKADGSRLSGRPVTVTVEGEGATVVQAAEVTASNGEAKARVASTVAGVKTVKASVKDENGKQVPLTATATVEFAAVSSVTKLVFRAPLPDGVAGVPLSGLVVEVRDGRGAVVADSTAEVTLSLGSGGIVFPEGLLKVAAVNGVATFPDVVLKQAGANYHFIANAPGFEPAASSFFKVLPGAPAALGLSTLLDSVAAGATQDLQVTVQDAYFNTVTNYAGTVTLTSTDGAATLPAAHLFTATDAGVFTFKGITFHTAGHQFLGISDGTSALTFTLAVDVTAAAPARLAFSQQPASRVSTRASLGSVAVQVRDAFGNTVPVTAPSVKLSLPQGALVLSGTAQGAPVGGTATFTGLSIAGHGTTHLVASAQGFADVSSADVQVVDDVAPAKPVLAQTGSTETSLTVQWTGVGDDGDQGQLASHELRYSVTPITTDAAFTAATPVSIGAPVPPGTAQAATISSLAAGKTYYVALKATDAHGNSARSDSLAVSTANPLVTQLAFVTQPANGTAGSALADVRVALEDARGDVVTSATTAVTLTLTGQGGFTAVTVSAVNGVATFSGLRVDTAGSFTFTATAGALNKASQSFTVGAGAASKLTVSNLPASVSAGTASSVVVAVTDAFGNRLQGYTGTVHFSSTDAQAVLPADATFTAADQGQRTLSGVVFKTAGTQSLTVKDTVNAALTATVTTEVRSSAATSFAVVAGAGPFVAGVATGFELVARDAFGNVAKDYASTVTFSSTDAQAVLPGAYTFTLVDEGRHSFSVELRTAGNQDVVAADVAAPTLKGTHTYAVVPAAAARLAFASAPTTGSVRQALADIQVALRDAYGNTVSGAQADVTLSLAGGAFAQGALTRTTVSGVATFSGAVVNDEGTYQLHAQAAGLPDITSGDLSISDTVPPNAAQGFHATAVSDSSIRLDWVAPGDDGDLGTAASYELRYSTAAITSANFDAATRVSGVGAPQASGTAESFTVTGLQAGVTYHFALKTFDGAGNASALATASSATTNPCDGYVCTPPASQCAEDGTSLEVYASVCVVQAGVPTCEPGNTTLQPCPGADAVCYAGACATAPHPGAGELVLSEVMHSPSSGTTEYLELTNTTTKLLDANGLVVNLVDGAGTATSFTVNHGHALLVPAGGRTVLAQDANFNRNGGVSANDAWGTDISLGSTGSITLKQGTTTVDSLVYTSAFPQTPGRAMSLAASIVGTPGSARAWYWCDSTGSLPGGDRGTPGKPNDDCGLNVEKPLNSCVIQYPKTFPSGDGAYPAIIVTTDSYDIFSQFYSYDVTTRNTKGNDFFPRIEAQLGYGADATNPAGWTWTAADFNSSYSPANSNNDEVKATLQIPTPGTYSYGFRYRFTDAGEPWVYCDQNGKTVPPAGTYGSVTVGKAPLTNHVVISEFSGGTTASSTDEFIELYNPTNSDVDLSNWQVSYKSATGATWGAPVTIPAGKVIRAHGYFLLGGTTYSGTAIKDVGYTFDASASTTGGGNIRVQQLVGGTYVDVDRLGYGTGNAPEGTASPAHPASGGSLERKAVSNSTPATMGTAGADALRGNGYDTDNNSADFVTRAARQPQNSTSPLEFY